One Deinococcus radiotolerans DNA window includes the following coding sequences:
- a CDS encoding IS3 family transposase, with translation MTEIAGVRVRYGYRRIHVLMAREGWRINHKRLYRLYTQTGLNLR, from the coding sequence ATGACCGAGATCGCGGGGGTACGGGTGCGCTATGGATACCGGCGCATTCACGTGCTGATGGCCCGGGAGGGCTGGCGCATCAACCACAAGCGGCTGTATCGGTTGTACACCCAGACCGGGCTCAATCTGCG